From Bacteroides uniformis:
CAAAGATATTGCAAATCGAATGCAAAACTTTCATGCTTGCACGAAAAAGTTGTGCCGGGATATAGCTTATCTTATTTAAAGATATTGCATTTATAGCAACATCGGACAAGTAACCTATTTCTTTTCCTCCTATTTTTGCAACATGAAAAAGCCCAATAGAGCCATGCAGCAGAAAAAGACAACCCAGGAGGAATACCAAAAGTGTGTGAACGCAGTAGTGGATTATATAAATCTGCACCTCGGAGAAGAAATTGACCTGAAATCTTTGGCCAGGATTTCCCATTTCTCTCCCTTCTACTTCCACCGCATCATGAAAGCTTTCCTGGGTGAACCCGTCGGTACGTTCATTGTCCGGACGCGTACCGAAGCCGCTGCCCGGTTGCTTCGTTACTCGGACATGCCGATAGCGGACATAGCCTACCGTATAGGCTACTCTTCGCCTTCGTCACTGTCGAAAGTATTCAAGCAGTTCTACGGCATTTCACCATTAGAATACCGTAACAATAAAAACTTTGTAATTATGAAACCAGCCATTATTCGTCCGGAACTGGAACTGAAACACGAAATCAAAGAAGTTCCTGCCAGAAATGTGATTTACATCCGCCTCTTTGGCGACTATAAACTGAACGACTATTGCAGCGCATGGATGCGCCTTTGCCAGTTCATCCAGGAAGAAAAACTGCCTATGGGAGAAGTGATGCCCTACTGTATCTATCACGATGACCCCAAAGTGACGCCCGCTGAAAAGCTGCGTACCGATGTATGTATAGTCCTACCCTCATCTGCAACGGCCAAAGGAGACATAGGATTTAAACAGCTCGCGGCAGGCCGCTATGCCATATTCCTATACAAAGGTCCATACGAACATCTGCAGGCCGTATACGATACCATCTACGGGAAGTATATCCCCGAAATGGAATGTAGCTTACGGGATGAGTCCAGTGCGGAACGTTACTTGAACAACCCCGCAGATACGGCGCCGGAGGAACTGTTGACAGAGATTTATATTCCGGTAGAGTAGGCAAACTGTTCTGCCGGAGCCATCAGGATTTCTCCCCGGAAGAGTTTAGGAACCGGGCAGCGAACAAGTATTCGTTCCTCCATGGAGTAAAAATCGTTCCACCATGGTGGAACGATTTTTACTCCGCGGTGGAATGATTTTTACCTCATGATGGAACGAATAAATATTAGGCAAGCCGGTCGATACTATATTAGATACCCATATCTATACTGTATTGTAAAAAAGGGACACTCCCTTGTCTGTATGCTTGTTTTTATTCATTAATTTTGCACGACGCAATGCGAATCAAGCAATTGACGCAAACAGATAATTTTAAAATCTCCATTAAAATCAAGATAAAAGATGCAAAATGTTTCCATAAAAGGGTTTATATATGCGGCTCTCTCCTCTGCCACCTTCGGGCTGGCTCCTTTTTTCACCATTTCATTACTCCTTGCGGGCTTCTCCTCTTTCGAAGTATTGGCCTACCGATGGGGAATAGCTTCACTTGCCTTGGTCGTTTTCGGCATTATGCTGGGCGAGACATTCCGCATCAGCAGGAAAGACTGGGGAACGGTGTTCATCCTCAGCCTGCTCCGGGCAGCTACCTCCTTCAGTCTGGTCATCGCCTATCAGAACATAGCCAGCGGAGTGGCATCCACCATTCATTTCATGTATCCGCTGGCCGTGGCACTGGCCATGATGGGCTTTTTCGGAGAAAAGAGGTCATTCGCCATTCTGTTTGCCGTGTTGGTGTCACTAAGCGGAGCTGGACTTTTGTCATCCGGCAAAATAGACTTTGAAGGAGGAAACACGACCATCGGGCTGATTGCTGCCGGTCTGTCCGTATTCTTTTATGGAGGATATATCGTAGGAGTAAGGAAGAGCCGTGCCGTGCAGATTCCCTCCACTGCATTGACATGCTACGTAATGGGGCTGGGAGCCTTGTTCTTTATTATAGGAGGATATCTGACCGGAGGCATCCGGCTGGCCAATGATACCCACACATGGCTGAATATTCTCGGACTGGCGCTGCCGGCAACAGCTATATCCAACATCACCCTGGTAAAAGCCATTAAATACATAGGGCCTACACTGACTTCCATTTTCGGGGCCTTGGA
This genomic window contains:
- a CDS encoding AraC family transcriptional regulator produces the protein MQQKKTTQEEYQKCVNAVVDYINLHLGEEIDLKSLARISHFSPFYFHRIMKAFLGEPVGTFIVRTRTEAAARLLRYSDMPIADIAYRIGYSSPSSLSKVFKQFYGISPLEYRNNKNFVIMKPAIIRPELELKHEIKEVPARNVIYIRLFGDYKLNDYCSAWMRLCQFIQEEKLPMGEVMPYCIYHDDPKVTPAEKLRTDVCIVLPSSATAKGDIGFKQLAAGRYAIFLYKGPYEHLQAVYDTIYGKYIPEMECSLRDESSAERYLNNPADTAPEELLTEIYIPVE
- a CDS encoding DMT family transporter, whose translation is MQNVSIKGFIYAALSSATFGLAPFFTISLLLAGFSSFEVLAYRWGIASLALVVFGIMLGETFRISRKDWGTVFILSLLRAATSFSLVIAYQNIASGVASTIHFMYPLAVALAMMGFFGEKRSFAILFAVLVSLSGAGLLSSGKIDFEGGNTTIGLIAAGLSVFFYGGYIVGVRKSRAVQIPSTALTCYVMGLGALFFIIGGYLTGGIRLANDTHTWLNILGLALPATAISNITLVKAIKYIGPTLTSIFGALEPLTAVVIGCLIFNESFTPASAIGMALIITAVTVVVVHEKKKESES